TCATTATTCCAATTGGTTCTTCGTCGGTGAGCTCCATGCCCTTCACTAAGGCGATCTATGCCAACCTATATGAAGATCGGTTCCGACCTTCGCACCACAACATGGATGAACAGACCATTACCGGCAACTATGTCGATATTCCGAACGAACGCATTTTTCCAGCTGATGTGATCATTGCGAATGGTCGGATCAAGAGCATTACGGAACTGGCCGATCCGGTAGAAGGCTATCTTCTACCAGGCTTCATAGATGCCCATGTGCACGTGGAAAGCAGCATGTTGGTACCCAGTGAATTCGCCCGGTTAGCGGTAACTCACGGCACGGTTGCCACGATCAGCGATCCACATGAGATCGCCAATGTGCTGGGCGTGGAAGGCGTGGAATACATGATCGAGAACGGCAAAAAGGTGCCCTTCCATTTCTTCTTCGGGGCACCCAGTTGTGTTCCAGCAACACAATTCGAGACCGCTGGAGCCGTGGTTGATTCCCATCAAGTTGGCGCTTTGATGGAGCGAAAAGAGATCGTCTATCTCAGCGAGGTCATGGACTTCCCTGGCGTTTTGAACGGCACTTTTGAGGTAATGAAAAAGATCGCCCATGCGAGGCGCTTGGATAAACCTGTAGATGGCCATGCGCCTGGTCTGCGCGGCGAGGATGCACGGAAATATATTGCAGCAGGCATAAGCACCGATCACGAATGCTTCACAGCGGAAGAAGCTCTCGATAAGTTGAAGTACGGTATGTTGATCCAGATCCGTGAGGGCAGCGCAGCCAAGAACTTCGATGCCTTGATCGGTTTATTGAATGATCATGCTGGCAAAATGATGTTCTGTAGCGATGACAAACATCCGGACGGTCTGGTTACTGGCCACATCAACGTGCTTTGCGCACGCGCGATCGCGCACGGGGTTGATCTGTTCAAGGTTTTACGGACAGCTTGTTGCGTGCCAGTGGAGCACTATAAGCTCCCGGTTGGTCAATTGCGTGTCAGCGACCCTGCGGATATGATCCTCGTGAAGGATCTTATGCATTTCCGCGTACTGCGCACATGGATCAAAGGCCAGTTGGTGGCGATAGATGGGAATACGTTGATCAAAAGCGTACCCGCTGAACGTCCGAACAATTTCAATTGCTCGCCAAAGCAGGTATCCGAATTCAAGGTCCCGGGAACAGATAAAGACCTTCTTGTGATCGAGGCATTGGACGGGCAACTGATCACGCGAAAGAAGTACATCGCCCCTACCGTGATCGCAGGAGCTTGCGTGGCTGACCCCACCAAGGATCTGCTAAAGATCGCCGTGGTTAATCGCTATGACAATAAGCCTATTGCACTAGGTTGGATCACCAATTTTGGGCTTAAACGAGGCGCTATTGCAGGCAGCGTGGCCCATGACAGCCATAATATCGTTGCTGTAGGGACCAACGACGAGGACCTATGCACCGCTATCAATTTGGTGATCCATGAGCGTGGCGGTATCAGCTTGGCGAATAGAGACCAACATCGGATCCTACCGTTACCAGTTGCAGGGATCATGACGGATGCCGATGCGCATATCGTTGCCGACGCATACGCTGCCATGGATCGAGAAGCAAAGGACCTTGGCAGCACGTTGGGTTCGCCCTACATGACACTTTCGTTCATGGCGTTGCTCGTGATACCGCATTTGAAAATGAGTGACCTTGGCTTGTTCGACGGAGATACATTCCAATTGGTGAAAGCACTTTGAGCTGGTCCACTGGGCTGTTCTACCTTGCTCCTTGATTCATCGACCGGGTCTACTCATTGATACATGTTCAAACCGATCGCATTCTTTTCGAAGTTCTGGCCGCTTTTCACCCTGCTGTTGATCATCGGCTGCGGCACCAGCAAAGAATTCGCAGGTGATGGACGATTCGTAAAGCGTTCGCTGCGCCCAGGGTGGCATGTGGATCTTGGAATCCGGAAGAATAGGGCGCACCCTCCGACCCTTGCCCGAGAAACACAACCTAATGTTATTGAGAACCAATGGAATAGGACTTACGACCGGAGCACTCCTTGTGATTCGGACGAAATGTTGGCCAGCACTGGAAACCAAGTTCCTCTCGCTGAGGAGTATCCCAATTCATTACGTTCCGGAACCGTTACCGACCCGCAACTAGAGTGGCGGGCAACCAATTCCAATACCGATCAGGTCACCGAGCAAGAGGATCTGATGCCAAAAAAGAAGTGGAACCATTGGGCCATTCCATCATTATTGGCAGCACTAGCGACTGTGTTCTTGGCCTTTACAACGCTGGAATTCATCGCGGTGATCGTTGGTATCGTAGTAACCTTGACCTTTGCGGGGATCGCGCTACGCCGCGGTAGGGTCCACGAGTTGGCAGGTAAGGGATTTGCGATCGCGGCATTATTGATCGGCGTTCTGGCTGCGTTGGTCACTGTGATCAGCGTGGCATCGTACGGCTTTTGAGCGGACTTAAGGAAAGTGAATTCCGCTACGATGGACTCGGAACGACCCTGTTCCAATAGTTACAATCCAACAACGTTGCACGTTGATCTTCTATTGACATACTGGCATTATTCCGGTTCTGAAAAAAGATTTACTCGTTTCTCACCCTTGTTCAAGATCTGATCCTTGAACGTTCCTTTTTCGTTAACTCGCAAATTCGTAGGAGCAAAGGGAAAATATGAGGACTTTGCACTGGACATAAGGGATGACATCCACTAAAACGCGATGCTGGACAATGATTTAGACAAGGATATGTTCACTTCTGCTGTAACATATTGGTCCACAATATATCAGTTAGGCCATTTCTTTGGACATTCATGGGGCCATTTGACGAGACAATTACGTGGATACGATTCAAGACGGATCTAAGGCAAGCACCGCCTTCTTTTTGGTTGCTATTGGGCGAGTGCGTAGCAATGGTCAACCATATACGCGGAGCTCCTTTGCCGCCAGTTGAAAGCCGGTCGCTGGATAAAGAATTGCTTGCCTATGGGTTGTTAGCTCGCGTTGTTCTGGACGGAAGTACGTTGCGCGCTGAGCAGGTCTTGCTTCATCTGGAAGGTCGTCTTCGCGTGCCCGCTTCGCAGAGTCAAGACCTTGGCGATCTTGATAACCTATACCATGCAAGCAAGCGATTGCAAACCGGACTGTCTTCTGAACAAGGAACACTTTCGCCTGAACGCATTCTGGAATTGCACGGTGCATTGACCCAGATTGAAGGCAAGAAACCGCGATCCGTTTGGCGCGACGGACCTATGCCTCCCGGTGGTTTGTCCGGGGTGCCTTCTGAGATGATACCATTGTTCATGGTTGAATTATGCGATTGGTTGAACGGGCCTGAGCTACAACCTCCTACGCCAGAAGAAACACCGCATTACGCGATCTTGCGAAGCCTTATCTCCGAGCTTTATCTCTCTTGGATCCAGCCTTTTAATGTTGCAGGTTATCGCCTAGCTGGGCTAATTGGTCAGCAGCTCTTATCGGCAGGAGGTCTGTCAGGGTCTTGGACCTCCCTTTCAGCAGTTCACTACCATCGCACAAGGCCTGAATTTCTTCGTCAGATCAGTCATGCAGCGCAAGGAGTTGGAGACCCAATACCCTTTCTGGCATACAGCCTCAAAGGATTGCTCGATCGCCTTCGCGAGCTATCATCGGCGATACGGAACGCACAGGTCCACGGACAATGGCGTGCCCATATTGAGGACCTTTTTGAAGATATCAAAGGACCGCAGCGCATCCGTCAACGTACGTTGTTGCTGGGTTTAAGTGAAGAAAAAGACCCGGTTCCCATCGGTACCATCGCACTACTCAACCCTGAATTAGCTCGGCTTTATGCGGGTGTTTCCTCAAAGACGCTACAACGCGATATAGACGCACTGGAAGATCTTGGAGCGGTACAGCGCGATCCTGAGGGCGTCCGGGCGAGACGCGAAATGGTCCTTGGTTTCAGGGGCTGAAGAATTCCCTAATGACCATATCCGCCTTACGTTCAAAGACTTGTGGCGAAACACCGGCCTTCCGCATGGCTTTCAGCGACGTCGCGCCATCTGATTTCGAAAGCTTTCTTCCTTCATCGTCCATTTCCAACCGATGATGAAGAAAACGAACTTGCTCGAACTGTTCGAGACCTAATAGATCAGCGATATGAAGCTGGCAGGCAGTCGAGGCCAAGAGGTCCTTACCACGAACGATCCATGTAATCCCTTGGTCCAGGTCATCGGCCAACGAGGCCAGTTGATAGGCAACCCGAGGCATCTCGTTGCCTACTGAACGTTGACGGATCACGGGGTCTCCCATAACGGATACCAGATCTACCAGTTCTGTTCTTCCGTTCAACCCATTGATCTCGATCATCGTTGGATCCATAACGTGAAGGCGCCAGGTGTTCTCTAGTGCTTCCAATGAATGACCGACTGATCTACACGTTCCGGGATACCTCCCTTCCGCATTATGCTCCTGTAGTTGCGACCGCGTACACGTACAGCCATAGACAAGGCCCGTTGATCGCAATTCTTTCGCCATTAGGCCATAACGTTCCAATCGCATTTGCTGCGACCAATTCATTAAATGATCATCCGGACCGGTCGGGCCGCTCTGCCACTCGATCCCTAACCAATCCAATGAGCGGAAAATATCTTCCACATACTCCGTTCTCACGCGTTCCGCGTCCAGGTCATCTATTCGTAAGTGAATGCTGCTACCTAGAACTTGCGCAAGTTTCGATGTGATCAGGAAATTGATGGCGTTCCCAGCATGTAAGTAACCACTTGGTGTTGGTGCTATTCGCGTTCGACCACCACGCGGCAGGTCATGGTCTTCCAATTGAAAAGATGTGGTCTGGGGTGCCAAAGTGATGTGCCTATGGACAAGTAGAGCAAAGAACCACACTGAAACTCTTCAGATGTAAACTTCTGAAGCCCTTGCCTTTGCGTGTCTGGAGAATCAGCCAGATCGCAGCTAAGAATGTACCCGGGGCGGGACTTGAACCCGCACAGCCCTTACGGACCAAGGGATTTTAAGTCCCTCGTGTCTACCATTTCACCACCCGGGTAAGGGGTATTCGCTAGAAAGACCAACGAACAACGGTCAAAAATAACGATGCCCCCCATTTCGGGAGGCATCTGGAGCGAGAAACGGGACTCGGACCCGCGACCCCGACCTTGGCAAGGTCGTGCTCTACCAACTGAGCTACTCTCGCAATACGATCACTTTGGCAACTTGCCGCCGCGAATTGGGCTGCAAATATAGCATGTCTTTTTATTTCCGATCACACCTTGCTCAACTTTGACTTCTTTGGATGGACCAATCGCTTGATCTCATTCAACTTTAGTAACGCCTCTACCGGTGTAAGCGTGTCAATATCAAGGCTCGTGATCTCATCCCTGATCCTTTCCAGCGCAGGATCATCCAACTGGAAAATGCTCAACTGCAGCTCTCGGCCCATTCCTTCTATGTCCTTTGGAACAACGTGTGGACCGGTCCGATCATCATTCCCACCTAAATTTCCAGCATGGCTTTTCTCCAAATGTGACAATACTTTCTTAGCACGGAGAATTACCCTTTTGGGCATGCCGGCCATCTCGGCAACATGGATCCCAAAGCTTCTATCGCTACCTCCCGGTTCCAATGTTCGGAGGAACAACACTTTTCCATCGACTTCACGCACTGCAACATTGGCATTGCGGATCCTTGGGAATGTTGCGGCCATTTCATTCAACTCATGATAGTGCGTCGCAAAAAGCGTTTTCGGACGACCTACTTCCTCGTGCAAATACTCGGCAATTGCCCATGCAATGGAGATACCATCATAGGTGCTTGTTCCCCGGCCGATCTCATCCAACAAGACCAATGACCGATCGCTCAAGTTATTGAGAATACTGGCCGTTTCGTTCATTTCCACCATGAACGTACTCTCACCGGTGGAAAGATTATCACTGGCACCAACACGCGTAAAGACACGATCAATGATGCCCATTTCCGCAGCTTCGGCCGGCACATAACTACCTACCTGTGCCATGAGAACAGTCAAGGCTGTTTGCCGCAACAAGGCCGATTTACCGCTCATATTAGGACCGGTTATCACCACCATTTGTTGATCGTTCGGATCCAAGAGAACATTGTTCGCAACATACGGAACCCCAGGAGCCAACTGTTGTTCGATCACGGGATGTCTTCCGCCGGTGATATTCAAGACCTTGCCATCGTTGAACACTGGTCGGTTATAACGGAACGCAATAGCATTCAACGCAAATGCGCGTAGCACATCCAATGATGCCAAGCCAGCTGCGGCGGTCCGCACTTTGCCTACCACCTGTATGATCTCGTCGATCAACCCACCGTAGATCTCCGCCTCCAACGCCAAAATGCGCTCCTCCGCTCCTAGAATGCGCTCCTCCAAGCTCTTCAGTTCATCGGTTATATAGCGTTCGGCACCTACAAGTGTTTGTTTACGGACCCATTCCGGTGGCACCTTATCCCGATGGGTATGACGCACTTCCAAATAATAACCGAACACGTTGTTGAAACCCACTTTAAGCGAGGTGATGCCGGAACGTTCGCTTTCACGTCGTTGCACGTCCAACAATAATTCCTTCGCATGTGTACTGGTATGGCGCAATTCGTCCAATTCCTTACTTACACCCTCCCTCACTACCCCGCCTTTATTCACTGCGACCGGCGTGGATAATTCTATAATGCTTGCGATCCGTTCCGCTATTGCCAATGGTGGATCGATCGATTTCGCTGCAATCAACAAAGCACCCTTCTCATCACTCAAGCGTAGTCGGATCTTCTCAGCGGCTTGCAATGCATGGTGCATCTGTAGCGCTTCCCTCGGATTAATGCGCCCTGCAGCTGCCTTACCGGCGAGACGCTCCAGATCACTGATCCGATCAAGCTCCATACCGATCTCATCGCTTAATTCTCCACCCTCGACAAACGCCTGAACGCGATCCAAACGTTGTTCAATCTCAGTTCGATCCAACAATGGCAGCAGGATCCAGCGTTTCAACGAACGTGACCCCATTGGCGTAACACACGTATCCATTGCTTGGAGCAAGGTGCGCGCACCCTCATTCACGGGTGTGATCAGTTCCAGATTGCGAACAGTAAAGCGGTCCAACCCAAGATGGGCTTCCGGCCGGATCCAAGAGATCCGATCAATGTGGGACACTCGTTCATGACGCGTTTCACCCAGATAATGCAGTATCGCACCTGCTGCACGCTGTCCCAATTTCAGTTCTTCAATACCGAAGCCCTTCAAGCTGGACGTACTGAATTGCCGCAATAATCGCTCCCGCGCGAAATCATCCGTAAACGCCCAATCGTCAAGCGGGAAGGTCCTTTCCTGTGCAATGCATGCCGCGATCACCGCATCATTTCCACCTTTGGGAACAAGCAACTCACTTGGTGCATGGCCAGCAAGCAATTTCTTCACTTGTTCAGCATCATCTTCAGCCACAAGGAACTCGCCCGTTGTAACATCCAGGAATGCGATACCATATCGACCATCCTTCCCGCAAACGGACGCGAGCCAATTGTTGCTACGCTGATCGATCAGGTCATCACTGAACGAAACTCCGGGTGTAACTACTTCAGTAACACCGCGTTTTACGATGGTCTTTGTTGTCTTCGGATCCTCCAACTGATCACAGATCGCAACTCGGTATCCGCCACGTACCAATTTAGGCAAGTAATTATCCAAACTGTGGTGGGGAAACCCGGCCAATTCCATTTCTGAATTTCCCCCGTTGTTCCGCTTCGTCAACGTGATCCCGAGCACACGGGCTGTAATGACTGCATCGCTCCCGAACGTTTCGTAAAAATCGCCGACCCTGAAGAGCAGTATGGCATCCGGATACTTCTCTTTGATGCCGTTGAATTGCGTCATCAATGGGGTTTCCGAGCTTTTTACTTTGGCCATGTTATATTATTCATACTCCTTCCCATCGTAGAAAAACTACTTTCGCCACCCGTATTGGACGCCTCTCCGAATGGTCTGAAGTAAGCCGGAAAGGTACTGCCACTGCTACCGTTTTTTACGTTCCATTAACTGCTTCTTTTCACTTTTTCCCAACAAATTATGCCATCCGGAGATCGTAAGCTTAGAATGGAAGAACTGGATAGACCAGCTCCAGCAGTAAACTTCGCGGCTCCTAAACGGCCTCTTATTGTATTGCTTGAGGATGTACGCAGCAGGCATAATGTTGGTTCGATCTTCCGAACGGCTGATGCATTCGGTGCTGAGCGCGTGATACTCTGTGGATATACACCAAAGCCACCGCATCGCGAGATCGAGAAAACCGCGCTTGGGGCAACCGACTCCGTGCCTTGGGAACACGCACCGAATGCAAGAACAGCTGTTCAAAACCTTCAGAACCAAGGCTATACAGTCTGGTCCGTAGAGCAGACCCTCAATGCTATCTCCTTGAACGAGATCAAAAGCGCTACAACACCGACCGCGGTCGTATTCGGAAATGAGTTGAACGGTGTTTCTGATGAAGTGATCCAGGTGTGTGATGGCAGCATAGTGATCCCTCAACACGGCAGTAAACACTCATTGAACGTCTCCGTATGTGCAGGGATCGTTCTTTGGTGGATGAGTTCACTTCATTGAATCACGAAAGTCGATCATAAAACGAGGCCCCAACAATTTATTCGTTTTACCAATGTTAACGGGCATCACAGAGCATTCACATAAATTTCCTGAAACCCTTTGAACAACCTTTCGTATTTTCGCAGGATATGATGTTGGGATTTCTTTCAAGTGAAGTTGTTGTTGCCTAACAGAAACCGTCTATATTTGGCTGCGTCCGGACCGGCAACCATGAACCGATCGTTAAAACGAAGTGCTCTTCTTATAGTCCTGGTCGGGTGCTTTGTCACTGGGCCGGTATTCGGACAGTACTTCCGCCAATCGAGCTATTGGAAATCACACCGTCACGAGATCTCCGGCGGTTTCGGTGTTGCCAATTTTTTAGGTGAATTGGGTGGAAGGAATGAGATAGGATCTCCATTCGTTTGGGATCTTGAATTCAGCCAGACACGACCTGCCGTCAGCCTTGCCTATCGTTACTTTCTCGCACGCAAAATGGCATTGCGAACTACGTTGGGTTATGGGATATTGGCCGGGAATGACAATCTGACCACAGAACTCTTCCGTAATAATCGGAATCTGAATTTCAAGACCGATCTGTTCGAGCTGAGCCTTGCTCTTGAATTCCACCTATTCAGCGAAGAACTTGGCCATGTTTACGATCTTAGAGGAGTGAAAGGCACTAAATCCTCTCGCGTTGGATTTTATGCTTTTGTTGGTGTTGGCGGTATCTATTTTGACCCTAAAGCGCAGTTCAATAATGCGTGGGTAAAACTTCGCCCGCTAGGTACGGAAGGCCAAGGATTACCAGGTGGTGCGGATCCGTATTCCAATTTCTCGGTCTCCATTCCAATGGGTGTTGGACTTCGTAAGGCGCTAAGCCGTTCATGGAGTTACGGTCTGGAATTGCAATATTCCAAGACCTTTACCGACTATATTGATGATGTCAGTACGAACTATTATGACGGCGACGCGCTAGCCGCAGCACATGGTCCTGAGGCCGCTTATTTGGCCAATCCGACCTTAAACAATGATGGGTTGGAATATGCTACTCTTGCTGGTCAGCAGCGTGGTGACCCCGACGATCTGGATGCATTCCTATTCTTTAAACTGGAGGTCCACTATAAGATCTACAAATACAAGAGCAAGTCGAAAAAATACAGGTTCCGACTGCGAAGACAGAAGATCGTATTCTGATCTAGTACTCTTAAAATTTCAAAGGCCCTGCTTCTGTGGGGCCTTTTTTTGATATCGATTTTTCTGGAATACATTGACACAATTCCGCTTTGAACTAAAAGGGCCAACGTACAGATCGGCTGGTAATAAATGGCGATCATCACAATGGAATTAGATGCGGAATGCCGCGTGAAAATGGCAACTCCTCTTGACGAATTATCTATCTAGGGGAAACGAAAGACACACCTCTATGAAACCAGAACCTCTGACCAGCAAGAATATGGTCGGCTGGATCAAGAGCGTATGTTCAGTCATAACTACCATTGCGAATTGCCGGATCATGGTCCTCTCTTGATCTAGGCGAATGAGGTCTACTACATATTCTAAGGTAGACCAAGAAGCAAAAGGATCGATCAGCATTGCCTATGGATCCCAGATTCGCCCTGACCGAATTCGTTATCCAGAACCAATTTTGTCGGACATTATCGACCACGGGGCATACTCATTGAAAAAGCCCTCGCTTTCGGCGAGGGCTTCTTCTAAATTTCACTGAATGATCAAAGTCCCAATTGGCCTTTGAATGCGCGGAATTCAAGATCTTTCATTGCCTTGTCGCGTAAGCTTGCATCTTTCTGCACCGCCATGCCGATATGGTTGCGAACACCGTCGCCGTTATTAGAGCGTGCTGCAATGATCGCCGCCAGGTAATGGCCCATTGCGCTATCGCTATCCGGGCTACCTTCCAATAGAGTACCTGCCGCTGCTGCATCTCCGCCCAACATTTTTGCCAGTGCTGAGTTGAATGTTTTCTCACCACCCATGTTGCCTACTGCGGCACTGTAATCTCCGTTCTGAATGTCGATCAGGCCTTGATTGTACTTAACCTCAGGACCCGCCGACATAGCCTTCTTGAACAGATCGCTTGCTGCTTTGCGATCACCGTTCAAACGCGCAACAACGCCTAGGTTATTTGTGCTGAATGGATTGTCTTGGATGCCGTTCGCTTTTTCGAACTGAGTCTTAGCCTCGGCCAACTTGTTCTGCATCATATAGATCATGCCAACATTGTTTGCACCACGGAAATCCGTAGGATGAACTCGTTCCGCTTCCTTATAGATACGTGCCTTCTCATTCAGGTCAGTGGTCAAGGTTGCTGCAAACAAAAGTTCTTCAACATTCAATGAATCCGGTTGTGTACGGCTCATCTCCGTAAGCTGTTCATCCGTTTTACCAACCAGGTCGAAGTTCAACTTCATTTCACTGCGGCGCAATTGAGGCAGGATCTCTTCAGCGATCTCCTTATATGTAGCAGCCATGTTCTTGATCTCTGACTCACGCTTAGCAACATCAGGATACATCTCCAACACGCGCAAGACCAGTTCTTTATCAGGAACGGTGCTACTTGCCTGCATTGCATTTTTGAACCCATCCCAGTCCTCTCCACGTGCGTTCAATGTGTAGAACGCATCAACCTTGGCGCTATCCACCTTGGCACGTTTGAAATCTCCTTTGGCCCAATTCATTGCGCTTTTTGCACGGTCATCAGCCAAATTCTCATTTAGACTTAGCTCGCCTTCAGGGCTGGCCCAAGCATCAATGGTCATTCCTTTCACCTGGATATTGCCTTTTGCAGCAAAACCTTTAATGAAATCAGCCATTGCTTTGATGTCCGCATCTTTTATTTCCGTTGACCGAACTGAACTTGAATTAACCAGGTAATTCAAAGTTGCATCCTGTGAATGGCTCGTGATCCGTTGGAATGCATCCTTACCGATCAACACCTTATCGTCATTCAACATTAAGTAAGGCGTGGTAATAACACCATCGGCGAGCTTGAATTTCTCGAATTGTAGCTCCTTCTTACCCTCTTTTCCTTGCTTTCCGAGGATATTCACATAAAGCTCGCTCTCTGCCATGCTAGGCGTGAAAGCCACTTTGTGTGTATAGGTATAAGCCTTTCCCGTCTCGTAGGGTATCACGGTATTGTTTCCAACAGCCTTTTCACCTTGGAAGAAGACGGTCTTATAAGGTGTTTCCCCTCCTGTATAGGTCAATGTCGGAGTAACTTCCGCAAAGGCCTTCTTGTAGAAATATTTCGGCGGGAAATTTCCATTGATATTCACC
The nucleotide sequence above comes from Flavobacteriales bacterium. Encoded proteins:
- a CDS encoding DUF4190 domain-containing protein codes for the protein MFKPIAFFSKFWPLFTLLLIIGCGTSKEFAGDGRFVKRSLRPGWHVDLGIRKNRAHPPTLARETQPNVIENQWNRTYDRSTPCDSDEMLASTGNQVPLAEEYPNSLRSGTVTDPQLEWRATNSNTDQVTEQEDLMPKKKWNHWAIPSLLAALATVFLAFTTLEFIAVIVGIVVTLTFAGIALRRGRVHELAGKGFAIAALLIGVLAALVTVISVASYGF
- the ade gene encoding adenine deaminase, producing MDEQTITGNYVDIPNERIFPADVIIANGRIKSITELADPVEGYLLPGFIDAHVHVESSMLVPSEFARLAVTHGTVATISDPHEIANVLGVEGVEYMIENGKKVPFHFFFGAPSCVPATQFETAGAVVDSHQVGALMERKEIVYLSEVMDFPGVLNGTFEVMKKIAHARRLDKPVDGHAPGLRGEDARKYIAAGISTDHECFTAEEALDKLKYGMLIQIREGSAAKNFDALIGLLNDHAGKMMFCSDDKHPDGLVTGHINVLCARAIAHGVDLFKVLRTACCVPVEHYKLPVGQLRVSDPADMILVKDLMHFRVLRTWIKGQLVAIDGNTLIKSVPAERPNNFNCSPKQVSEFKVPGTDKDLLVIEALDGQLITRKKYIAPTVIAGACVADPTKDLLKIAVVNRYDNKPIALGWITNFGLKRGAIAGSVAHDSHNIVAVGTNDEDLCTAINLVIHERGGISLANRDQHRILPLPVAGIMTDADAHIVADAYAAMDREAKDLGSTLGSPYMTLSFMALLVIPHLKMSDLGLFDGDTFQLVKAL
- the mutS gene encoding DNA mismatch repair protein MutS; translated protein: MAKVKSSETPLMTQFNGIKEKYPDAILLFRVGDFYETFGSDAVITARVLGITLTKRNNGGNSEMELAGFPHHSLDNYLPKLVRGGYRVAICDQLEDPKTTKTIVKRGVTEVVTPGVSFSDDLIDQRSNNWLASVCGKDGRYGIAFLDVTTGEFLVAEDDAEQVKKLLAGHAPSELLVPKGGNDAVIAACIAQERTFPLDDWAFTDDFARERLLRQFSTSSLKGFGIEELKLGQRAAGAILHYLGETRHERVSHIDRISWIRPEAHLGLDRFTVRNLELITPVNEGARTLLQAMDTCVTPMGSRSLKRWILLPLLDRTEIEQRLDRVQAFVEGGELSDEIGMELDRISDLERLAGKAAAGRINPREALQMHHALQAAEKIRLRLSDEKGALLIAAKSIDPPLAIAERIASIIELSTPVAVNKGGVVREGVSKELDELRHTSTHAKELLLDVQRRESERSGITSLKVGFNNVFGYYLEVRHTHRDKVPPEWVRKQTLVGAERYITDELKSLEERILGAEERILALEAEIYGGLIDEIIQVVGKVRTAAAGLASLDVLRAFALNAIAFRYNRPVFNDGKVLNITGGRHPVIEQQLAPGVPYVANNVLLDPNDQQMVVITGPNMSGKSALLRQTALTVLMAQVGSYVPAEAAEMGIIDRVFTRVGASDNLSTGESTFMVEMNETASILNNLSDRSLVLLDEIGRGTSTYDGISIAWAIAEYLHEEVGRPKTLFATHYHELNEMAATFPRIRNANVAVREVDGKVLFLRTLEPGGSDRSFGIHVAEMAGMPKRVILRAKKVLSHLEKSHAGNLGGNDDRTGPHVVPKDIEGMGRELQLSIFQLDDPALERIRDEITSLDIDTLTPVEALLKLNEIKRLVHPKKSKLSKV
- a CDS encoding RNA methyltransferase; translation: MEELDRPAPAVNFAAPKRPLIVLLEDVRSRHNVGSIFRTADAFGAERVILCGYTPKPPHREIEKTALGATDSVPWEHAPNARTAVQNLQNQGYTVWSVEQTLNAISLNEIKSATTPTAVVFGNELNGVSDEVIQVCDGSIVIPQHGSKHSLNVSVCAGIVLWWMSSLH